One genomic window of Nicotiana sylvestris chromosome 10, ASM39365v2, whole genome shotgun sequence includes the following:
- the LOC138879537 gene encoding uncharacterized mitochondrial protein AtMg00810-like, translated as MDVHNAFLNGDLTKEVYMELPERFTRQGESKKKKDGDDIVAIFVYVDDLLITGNNQNLLCSTRSDLMKKFKMKDLEKYALELISESGLSSAKPPGTPLELNQKLTSVEYDNHFKNDSAQTNENLDNPGAYQRLIGRLLYLIMTRPDIAFVVQVLSQYMHCPKRSHMEEALRVVRHIKEAPGLGLFLPAESSDQLSAFCDSDWACIQTRRSVTGRSFLAGKLGVKIELPITLVCEQ; from the exons ATGGATGTCCACAATGCCTTTCTAAATGGAGATCTCACTAAGGAAGTCTACATGGAATTGCCTGAGAGGTTTACTAGACAGGGGGAGTCTAAGAAGAAG AAAGATGGAGATGATATAGTTGCCATATTTGTCTATGTTGATGATCTCCTTATTACTGGGAACAATCAGAATCTATTATGTAGTACTAGATCAGATCTTATGAAGAAATTCAAAATGAAGGATCTAG AGAAATATGCATTAGAGTTAATTTCTGAGTCTGGTTTGAGTAGTGCAAAGCCACCAGGAACTCCACTAGAACTGAATCAGAAGCTAACCTCAGTAGAGTATGATAATCACTTCAAAAATGACAGTGCCCAAACAAATGAAAATCTTGACAATCCTGGTGCTTATCAAAGACTCATTGGAAGGCTATTGTATCTTATTATGACAAGACCTGATATTGCTTTTGTGGTTCAAGTTCTCAGTCAATATATGCATTGTCCCAAGAGGTCTCACATGGAAGAAGCACTGAGAGTTGTAAGGCACATAAAAGAAGCTCCTGGATTAGGCCTTTTCTTGCCTGCAGAATCTTCAGATCAACTAAGTGCCTTTTGTGATTCAGACTGGGCATGTATACAAACTAGAAGATCAGTTACAGG CAGAAGTTTCCTGGCTGGTAAACTTGGTGTCAAGATTGAGCTTCCTATAACTTTGGTGTGtgagcagtga